Genomic window (Vigna unguiculata cultivar IT97K-499-35 chromosome 10, ASM411807v1, whole genome shotgun sequence):
AACCTTCAAAGGCTACTAGTTGGTACCAAGATTtcaagttaggggagctgaacctaATTTTCGTGTTGTTATTTTGGGTGTATGAATTTGATAATTGTATGTCATGGAATTTGTGTGGTATGTTCTATGATTAAGAATTTGGTTGGTTGAGATTGTGTGCAAAGCCATGCTATGCATTTTTATGATTAGAGTAAGGGTTTTGGGTATTGAATGGGTATAATTGATTAAATGTTGGGTTTTAGTAGTTCCATTGGATGTAAACATATACTGATAGGTTGAGTGTTGAGGTGGAATGCTTGGTATTGTATCTGTTGTGTTTTGGGTATGGTTTTGGGTCTTTTCGTGATTGAACAGTGGTGAAACTCTACAAGTTTTGCCCAAGCGACtgcttctcgcctaggcgagagttgcagaagtTCATTCAGGGTTTAGGCTCGAGCAATTCGCTTAGGCGATCAAGGTTGGGGTTGAGCAAAATGCAATCTCGTTCAGGCGAGAATGGCACACCTAAGCTAGTCGTGATGAAACATGTACCATTTTGAACGCGACTTCTCGACCAGGCGAGAAGTTTTGAGTTCTGAGCGATGGATACTCTCccttaggcgagagtggctcgcctaagcgagtgcACAAAGTGGTTTGACGCAAACTTTAAGTCGAATTCTCGTTCAGGCGGGGTCTGTGTGTTTTTTGGTACAAGTAtgactcgctcaggcgagaagagctcgcctaagcgagatgaagtGGTGATGCCATTGTTTcacgctcgcttaggcgagatggggTGGCTTAAGCGAGGTTGACTGGCTAGCATGGCGAAGAgctctagcttaagcgagtatACTATGAGTTTCAAGTTTCTGTGCGACGTAGGACTTTTTGATTGTGCGTTTCTAAAGTGTAGGAATTATATGCTTAtgtttgtggtgtttgggcttgaaggactaagtccaataggggcaTGGAATTGTGTAGTTCTCGTCGGCTACTAAGTggtgaggagtccttagtatggtgattacatgcgtcagacacacgatgggcaaggaactgttatgttcccgttGGCTGCTATTGAGCGAGGAGTCCATactatggtgattgcgtgcgtgccatgGTCCGAGCGAGGGAGGCTTTGATGTTTTACTACATACGAGGAGTCTGtggggcaggactatgagcgggataggctcgtaGGCTTGGACCACAAATGGGTTGGTTTCGTGGGAGCATAGTGAAGTCcaaagacctagttcatgcatatgactcatgaaagACCATGAGATCAgggatgggtaatttgaaaaataatgaaatactaTCGTGACGTTATTTCTTTGGGATGgatgtcatatttattttatatatatatatatatatatatatatatatatatatatatatatatatatatatatatatatagatatatatgtatgtatatatctatgtagatatatagatataaagatatatatatatatatatatatatatatatatatatatatatatatatatatatatatatctttatatctatatatctacatagatatatacatacatatatatctatatatatagatatatatatatatatatatatatatatatatatatatatatatatatatatatatcaatatatatatatatatatatatatatatatatatatatatatatatatatatatcaatatatatatatatatatatatatatatatatatatgtatagctcaccctatctgtgtgtgtggcgatgatcggataacctgttatccgggagcagatgttttgacaggtgagccaggagatgcttagaggcGGAGTGCAAGGTCTACCTGGGGCTTTTGAAAGgatttttattaaagaattttgatgtaattttaattatgttgaactttggtagatttatgaaataaagtaattgcgaatagttgaattattttacaattaaagGTTTTAAGTTTgtccgcgttttgggaaattataattataaatgagGTTTATTAATAgcattgtgttttattttaattttatttatttgtctacatttattgtaatattccttagggatgctacaattggtatcagagcaaaagtcttgaaaatattttaaatattttggggCTTTTGGGGGTGAGTTTATCGATTGTTTGTTTGTGTGACTGAATTTAATGTTGTAATTGAGTGAGTGGCTTTGCTTAACCAAGTGAATTGATTCTTAACAGTTGAAATGTGGCGTATTCAAGCTATGGCTGCTAACAGGAGGAGAAGGAACGGAAATGGTGTTGATGACATCGCGGAGGCTATTCACCGGATGGTCAATGCGATGCAGCCACCTATAGCAGCACAGCCTAGAACGGCGATTGCACCAGTCAAGGTGCCAACTGTGGAGGACTTTTTTGTCACAAGCCAGCTGAGTTCACTGTCAAAGCCTCTCCTGATGAAGTGGATGCATGGCTCCGCAAATGTAAAAAGATTTTCAAGGTGATGAATTATGTGGATGAGCAGAAGCTTCTATTTGCCACCTATCTGCTGAATGAGGATGTTGAATATTGATGGGTAGGCATGCAACAATAGATGGAGAGTAGGGAAGAGCCGGTGACTTGGGCCAACTTCAGGACTCGTTTCCTGGAGAAATACTTTCCAGATATAACTAAGCAGGACAGAGAGGCTGAGTTTTTGGCTCTGCAATAGGGAAATATGTAAGTGCAAGAATGTGTTAATAAACTCGAGCATCTAGCAAGGTATTATTCTCAAGCAATCACTAAAGAGTGGAGGTGCCTTAAGTTTGAACAGGGACTCAAACATGAATTGAAGAAGGTTGTTACACCTCTGAGAGAAAGGAGATTTCCAGTATTGGTGGAACAAGCCAAGAGTGCAGAGTCCCTAGAAAGAGGACCAGATCTAGTGAGTCGACATCAGAAAAATGTCGCAGAGGCTAGGCAGATTAAGAAGCCTTACAGCCGACCATAGGCCTCTCAGGGTCCCACTTGCTACCAATGTGGCAGACCCCATATGAAGAGAAATTGTCCTTAGTTGACAGATGGGGTAGGAGGATCAGGTGACCGTCGCAAGTGTTTCATATGCGATAAACCAGGACATTTTGCCAATAATTGTCCAGAAAAGAAGAGTTTGGGTGTGAAGAAGACCGCAGCATCACTAGCAGAAAGAGCTAAAACAGCTGGCAGGGTTTTCGCCATGACCTCCACATAGGCTACTCAATCAGGTAATCTTATCCTCGAGCCATGTTTATTGTTGGGTCAATCAGTGTTAGTGTTGTTCGATTTTGGAGCAACACAATCTTTCATCTCTAATGCATGTATAGGGAGATTGAGCCTGGAGAAACATGACTTGGGGTGTGAGTTGCTTGTTTCGACTCCTTCCTCAGGTCAGGTGGCTACCAATTCAGTCTGCATTGGGTCTTCAATGGTAGTGACAGGTCGCAAATTCAACgtgaacttggtgtgcttgccCTTGGAGGGATTGGATGTGATATTGGGGATGGACTGGTTGTCTAACAATCAcatcataattgattgtggacTACGCAGTTTGGTATTCCTAGAACATGAAGGGTTGGAGTTGGTCTCAACTTGTGAGGCTGTGAAAACGCTGCAAGAAGGAGCCATGTGTTTTATGGTGATGGCTAAACCAGAGAAGAAAGGTGCAGCGGAGATGATTCAGAATATTCAGGTGGTTAATGAGTACGCAGATGTGTTTCTGAATGAAGTACCAGGATTGCCACCGAGTCAGGATGTTGACTTCACCATTGACATAATTCCTGGTGCGGGTCCCGTGTCCATGAATCCATATCGAATGGCACCTGTAAAATTGGCAGAACTCAAGAAGCAAATTAAAGAGTTTGTAGAGAAGAAGTACATTCGGCCTAGTGCTTCATAGTGGGGAGCCCCGGTGCtattagtgaagaagaaggatggaagTTCAAGACTATGCGTTGATTATTGGTAGCTGAACAAGTTAACCATCAAGAATAAATATCCACTGCCAAGGATTGATGATTTGCTCGATCAATTGAAGGGAGCAAAAGTCTTCTCCAAAATTGACCAATGatctggatatcatcagatcttagtcaatTTCGAGTATATGGTGATGCCATTTGGAGTAACAAATGCACCAGcgatattcatggattacatgaatagaatCTTTCGGCCTTgattagataagtttgtcgttgtcttcatagacgacattcttATTTACTCTAAGACGGGAGAAGAGCATGCTGACCACCTGAGGGTTGTATTGAAGATACTCAAAGATCACCAGTTGTATAggaagttgtccaagtgtgaattttggCTAGAAGAGGTATAATTTCTTGGACATGTCATCACAGCCAAGGGCATTGCAGTGGACCCGGCTAAGATTGAGATGGTGCTTAAGTGGGAAAGGCCTAAGATAGTGACAGAGGTGCGAAGTTTCTTGGGCTTAGCAGGTTATAATAGGAGATTCGTGAAAGGGTTCTCAAAGAAGGTGAACCCTTTGACACATCTTACAAGAGAAGATTAGTCGTTCTCTTGGACTAAACAGTGTGAGGAGTGTTTTGAAGAGATGAAGAGGTGTTTGACTACCGCTCCAGTGCTAGTAATTCCTGATACAAAGAAGATGTTTGAAGTGTATTGTGATGCATCATATCAAGGTCTGGGGTGTGTATTGATGCAAGAAAGGAGGCCAGTGGCATATGCTTCTCGTCAactgaaggtgcatgagaaaaattacccgactcatgacttggagttagCCGCCATTGTGTTTGCTCTTAAGTCTTGGAGGCAGTACCTATACGAGTCTCAATTTTAAGTTTTCAGTGATCACAAAAGCCTGAAATACTTGTTCGATCAGAAGGAGTTAAATATGAGACAGCGCAGGTGGATGGAGTACTTGAAGGATTACGACTTTGAATTGCTTTATCACCCAGGCAAGGCAAATGTCGTAGCCGATGCTTTAAGTCGTAAAAAGATGCATATGTCTTGCATGATGGTAAAGGAGTTGGAGTTAATTGAGAAACTCTGAGATATGAATCTAGGAATGTAGTTTGGGGAAGGAGTCATATAATGCAGCTTGTTGAAAGTCACTAATATGAGTTCTTAGATGAGATACGTGTGGGTCAGGGACATGATATGGAGTTGCAACAATTTATAGGATGGCTGGGTACAGATAAAGGAAAGGACTACCAGATGGGAGCGGATAACATTAGGGTGTGCATGCCTGGGGAACCCTTATTCAAGAGGCAGATTCTGAAGGAGGGTTAtcagagtcgtcttagcttacACCccggtatgactaagatgtacaaggATTTGAAGGAGTCCTTATGGTGGAATGGGATGAAATCGGACGTAGTAAACTTTGTTGCTCAATGTTTAGTATGTCAAAAGGccaaaattgaacatcaaaGGCTGGGAGGTACACTGCAACCATTGGAAGTACCTCAGTGGAAGTGGGACGGtatctctatggattttgtgacacaCTTACCAAAATTGACAAGAGGGCATGATTCAGTTTGCGTAATAGTAGACAGACTGACCAAGTGTGCGCACTTCTTACCTATAAATCAGAAATGGTTGATGGATAAGCTAGCAGAAACATATATACAGGAGGTGGTAAGATAACATGGGGTGCCAAAAAGCATAGTGTTAGATCGGGATCCGAGATTCACTTCACAGTTTTGGCCATCCTTGCAAACAGCCTTTGGTACTCAGCTAAGAATGAGTTCATCTTATCATCCTCAAATGGATGATCAATTCGAGCGGACTATCCAATCCCTAGAAGTTTTGTTGAGATCTTGTGTGCTGGACCATCTGGGAAATTGGAATGATGTGTTACCCATGGTAGAGTTCACATACAATAATAACTATCATGCTAGTATTAGAATGGCACCGTATGAAGCACTATATGGAAGGAGGTGTAGAACTCCATTGTGTTGGTATCGGGATGGTGAAGCATTTGTACTTGGGCTAGAGTTTCTGCAATAGACGACTAATAAAGTCAAGTTGATTCAGAAACGGATGCGAGCAACTCAAAATAGGCAGAAGTCTTATGCTGATAAGAGGAGACAGCCATTGGAGTTTGAGGAGGGAGATCATGTATTCCTCCGAGTTACTCCAACCACAGGTATCAGAAGGGTTCTTAAATCAAGGAAGTTGACTCCGAGATTTATAGGGCCCTATCACATCACACGGAGAATTGGAACAATGGCGTATGAGATTGCTCTACCCCCTCACCTAGCCAACTTGCATAATGTGTTCCATGCCTCGCAATTGAGGAAATACATTGCAAGCCCAGACCATGTGTTAGAGTCAGATGAGGTGCAAGTGCGAGAGGATCTGACCATGCCAGTCGGACCGGTTCGTATACTGGATACACAAGTCAAACAACTTAGGGACAAGGAGTTAAAGACAGTGAAGGTACTCTAGGATGAGACAACATAGGAGATGACATGGGAGACGGAGGACGTCATGAGGAGGTCCTATCCTAACTTGTTTTCAGGGTAAGTCTCATTTTTAAGGACGAAAATTCTTTTGaggtggggggaatgtaagacatgtggaaaaaaaattaattaactaatagaTGAGGGAGAAGGGGacttttatgacattaaatgttaattggtatgacgtggaaaagtactagctcaagtggttgagagtacttaattgtgtgagaggacttgagttcaagtcctatgtatgctttttgtgtgttatttgatttaattgtaTCTTGATAATATAATTGTGACTAGTGAGTGATGTTATAATCATAGGATTATAATGGTTATCACAAAATCTGAATTGGCTTAATGGTGGAGCTTAAGCCTTATGAGTGAAGGGTCACGGATTCAAACCTTGAAGGACATAAAGTTgactttatttttgataaaattagGGTGACTTGAAGGTCAAAAGGCAAAGGCAAATCTAGCAGAAGGGGGGGCAGCCAAGAGGGGGCTGGaaaccattaattatataatgatcCTTTAATAGAAATTAAACCCACCATAAAGCCTAATTTCGTTTTAACATTTAAACCCCTAAATTAGACACATATAAAAGGTCATTTTGAGGGAAAAAGAGGGTTTTGACAGTGCTGTCATTTGGCTTGAGGAATATGAATTCTGAGAGTGTGAGGAGAGAATTGAGTGTTACTGGAAGACTTGAGAGGAAGAATTAGGGGATTAAGAAATTGGACATGAACCCTCAAAGGCTACTAGTTGGTACTAagatttcaggttaggggagctgaacctaATTTTCGTGTTGTTATTTTGGGTGTATGAATTTGATAATTGTATGTCATGGAATTCGTGTGGTTTGTGTTATGATTCAGAATTTGGTTGGTTGAGATTGTATGCAAAGCCATGTTATACATTTTTATGattagagtgagggttttgggtATTGAATGGGTATAATTGATTAAATGTTGGGTTTTAGTAGTTCCATTGGATGTAAACATATACTGATAGGTTGAGTGTTGATGTGGAATGCTTGGCATTGTATCTGTTGCGTTTTGGGTATGTTTTTGGGTCTTTTCATGATTGAACAGTGGCGAAACTCTACAagtttcgcccaagcgactccttctcgcctaggcgagagttgcaggaGTTCATTCAGGGTTTAGGCTCGAGCAATTCGCTTAGGCAATCAAGGTTGAGGTTGAGCGAAACGCAGTCTCGTtcaggcgagaatggctcgcctaagcgagttccAATGAAACCTGGCGAGAAGTTTTGAGTTCTGAGCGATGGATACTCACGCTTAGGCGAAAGtagctcgcccaagcgagtggaCGAAGTGGTTTGATGCAAACTTTAAGTCGAATTCTCATTCAGGCGAGGTCTATGTGTTTTTGGGCGCAAGTATGACTCGCTCAGGTGAGAAGAACTCGCCTCAGCGAGATGAAGTGATGAAGCCACTGCTTcacgctcgctcaggcgagatgggGTGGCTTAAGCGAGGTTGACTGGCTAGCCTGGGCGAAGAgctctagcttaagcgagtatACTACGAGTTTCATGCTTGTGTGCTTAAGCGAGTATACTACGAGTTTCATGCTTGTGTACGACGTAGGACTGTTTGATTGTGAGTTTCTAAAGTGTAGGAATTATATGcttgtgtttgtggtgtttgggcttgaaggactaagtccaatatgggtctgggatgtgctttaTGGTtgggacgcatgatgggcatggaactgtgtAGTTCCCGTCGGTTGCTAagtggcgaggagtccttagtatggtgattacatgcgtcgggggcacgatgggcaaggaactgttatgttcccggTTGCCGCTATTGgccgaggagtccatagtatagTGATTGCGTGTGTGCCATGGTCCAAGCGAGGgaggcttggatgttttactacagacgaggagtctgtggGGCAGGACtgtgagcgggataggctcgtagggttggaccacaaATGGGTTGGTTTCTtgggagcacagtgaagtcccaagacctagttcatgcatatgactcatgaaggaccaTGAGATCAAGGATGGATGTCATTTCTTTTGGATGgatgtcatatttattttatatatatatatatatatatatatatatatatatatatatatatatatatatatatatatatttataaatgtgcatagctcaccctatttgtgtgtctgtatggtgatgatcagataacctgttatccgggagcagatgtttTGACAAGTGAGCCAGGAGATGTTTAGAGGCGGAGTGTAGGGTTTACCTGGGGCTTTTGAAAGgatttttattaaagaattttGATGTAATTTTGATTATGTTGAACTTTGGTAGATTTATGAATAAAGTAATTGCGAATAGTTGAATTATGTTACAATTAAAGTTTTTAagttttcccgcattttgggaaattataattataaatgaggtttattaatatcattgtgttttattttaattttatttattcgtctacatttattttaaaagtaatattccttaggaaTGTTACAGATCACGTCAACGACGACGTTAtcaaatttgatattatattttgttcatgaaattgaagttaagattaagctcatttaaggtgggaaaataaattgattaaagttacaaaacacctttaaattaGGCTTAAATCAACAAGTTCTAGAAAAATCACTTATGCACCCCTTAGTGAACTTCTCCAAAACTAAGGTTGGTTGAGTGGGTCTAAACAGGGAATTCATGCAAAAAGTATCCACAATGTTAAATTGCAAGAACATGGATATACCTTTTAAGTACATTTGCATGCTAATATGGGGAACCCTAGTAGAAAACATATTTGGTAAGCCATAATATCATAAGTCAATAACTAGCCATCTCGGGCAAATTGTTATCTTATAAGATCATTACTATCATCAATACCACTTTATTATATAAGCTTCTTCAAAGCACTAAAATGTGtgtcactaacacaaaaaaatgGGCTATAACGTCTCTAAACCAATGTTTGTCTAAGAAAatgccaaaataaaaaatgaccaGTGGTATTTTTGCAAATAAAATGACAAGTTTGATGTCGGCCATTGCTACGACAGAAGTTGAAGGACATCGACCCTACAATAACCAAAGTTGAAGGATGTTGGCCCTACTACAATAGAAGTTGAAGGATGTCGGCCATACTACAACCGAAGTTGAAGGACGTCGACCCTTACTACAATCAAAGTCGAAGAATGTCGGCCCTACTGCAATCAAAGTTGAGGAATGACCCCTGCTGCAACCAAGTAGAAGAGTGTCAGCCCCTACTACAATCGAAATCGAAGGAAGTCGGCCCCTCCTATAATCGAAGTCGAAGAACATCGGTGTCCCGCTTAACCAACGTTAAATTGCTTTAAAATTTTACCATAACTTAGTGCAACTCCTTGGGTGCTTGAACAAGCCCCACAAAATCGCAAACCTCAGATTGAAAATTCATCTCCCCAAATCTCTAATTATGTTTTCCCACAATTCCCTACTTTAAACCTAGATAATCCAACTCATTGTACATTACCCCTCCACGTAATACACATAATGGAAGACATAATAGAAACAGTGCCACCTGTATAGTGCTCTATTAGTCATTTAAATGGTGTGACAcaaaaggaccaaattaaaaccaaattgcaaaaatgaggaccattttaaacatttggaaAAAATTAGGATCATCGACAACAAACACCGTGAAAATGTGGACCAAATAGGTATTTAAGCCATATTATTATGTAGAATGGACAAAAAgtgtatataatttatattgataagtagtttatatatatatatatatatatatatatatatatatatatatatttttatatatattttgtggaTTTGATTCATTTTTCAAACGATATACCATTTTGGTATTTTTcataatacataaaatatatgaaaataaaagtttggTTTGATTTGATATTTGGTAACAATTACACatggtttattttttata
Coding sequences:
- the LOC114165215 gene encoding uncharacterized protein LOC114165215, producing MVVTGRKFNVNLVCLPLEGLDVILGMDWLSNNHIIIDCGLRSLVFLEHEGLELVSTCEAVKTLQEGAMCFMVMAKPEKKGAAEMIQNIQVVNEYADVFLNEVPGLPPSQDVDFTIDIIPGAGPVSMNPYRMAPVKLAELKKQIKEFVEKKYIRPSAS